The Streptomyces sp. B3I8 nucleotide sequence GCCGACTCTCCCGAATCCGGTTCCGGCACCCCCGGAACGGGCCCCTCCGCGCCCTCCGATGCTCCCCCTCCCGGCCCCACCGGTTCGTCCCCCTCCCCCCGCCCGCGCCGTTTCCCCCCGGTCCGCGTGCTCACGGTGGGCGTCTTCGCGCTCGCCGGGCTCCTCTTCTTCACCAGCTTCAACACGGCCAAGGGCACCAACATCCGCACCGACGCCTCGCTGCTGAAGCTCTCCGACCTCATCCAGGAGCGCAGCCAGAAGAACGGACGCCTCGACGAGTCCAACGGCCGGCTCCGCGACGACGTCGAGTCCCTTGCCAAGCGCACCGCCGGCGGCGACTTTGAGGCGGACACGGCCCGGTTGTCCGCGCTGGAGAAGAACGCCGGCACCCGCCCGCTCAAGGGCGGCGCCGTCACCGTCACCCTCGACGACGCCCCGCCCAACGCCACGGCCAAGCTGCCCGGCTACCCCGAGCCGCAGCCCGACTACCTGGTCATCCACCAGCAGGACCTCCAGGCCGTCGTCAACGCGCTGTGGAAGGGCGGGGCCAAGGGGATCAAGGTCATGGACCAGCGGCTGATCGGCACCAGCGCGGTGCGCTGCGTGGGCAACACGCTGATCCTCCAGGGCCGCGTCTACTCGCCCCCCTACAAGATCAGCGCGGTCGGCGACCCGGAGAAGCTCCAGGACGCTCTCGCCGCCTCCCCCGCCATCCAGAACTACATGGTCTACGTCAACGTCTACGGGCTCGGCTGGAAGGTGACCGAGGACGGAACCGTCACGCTGCCCGGCTACACGGGCACGGTGGACCTGCACTACGCCCGGCCAGTGGAGTGACACCGGCGCCGTAAAAACCGTGCCCGGCGGCGGTGAAGTGATCCCGAGGCCCGGAAACCCGGAGCCCCGCGCCGTTAGTCTGGTGCCGTGCGGCGTGAGTCCGGTGCCGTGATACGAGGGAAGGGACGGCATGTACGGCTGGATCTGGCGGCATCTGCCGGGAAACGCGTGGGTGCGGGCGTTCCTCTCACTCGTACTGATCCTGGCCGTGGTCTACGTCCTGTTCCAGTACGTCTTCCCCTGGGCCGAGCCGCTGCTGCCCTTCAACGATGTGACGGTGGACAACCAGTGAGCGCGCGGATTCTCGTCGTCGACAACTACGACAGCTTCGTCTTCAACCTCGTGCAGTACCTGTACCAGCTCGGCGCGGAGTGCGAGGTGCTGCGCAACGACGAGGTGTCCACCGCGCACGCGCAGGACGGCTTCGACGGCGTGCTGCTCTCGCCCGGCCCCGGCAGGCCCGAGGAGGCCGGGGTGTGCGTGGACATGGTCCGGCACTGCGCAGCGACCGGGGTGCCGGTCTTCGGGGTCTGTCTCGGCATGCAGTCGATGCAGGTCGCGTACGGCGGTGTGGTGGACCGCGCGCCGGAACTCCTGCACGGCAAGACCTCGCAGGTCGAGCACGGCGGCACGGGGGTCTTCGCGGGGCTGCCGTCGCCGTTCACCGCGACGCGCTACCACTCGCTGGCCGCCGAGCCGACGACGGTCCCGGCCGTGCTGGAGGTCACCGCCCGCACCCAGGACGGCATCGTGATGGGCCTGCGGCACCGCGAACTCCCCGTCGAGGGCGTGCAGTTCCACCCGGAGTCGGTGCTCACCGAGCACGGCCACCGGATGCTGGCCAACTGGCTGGCGGAGTGCGGGGACGGGGCGGCCGTGGCGAGGTCGGCGGGGCTCGCCCCGGTGGTGGGCAGGGCCACGGCGTGACCGCGCTGCGCCCCGAGCGGGACACCGGCGCCGCGAGCGGCGCCGGTCCGCAGGGTTCCCCGTACGGGGCGGGGCAGCAGCAGCGGTGGTACGGGGACGGGGCGGCCCAGGGGGCCCACGACGGCACGGCGGTGCTGCCGCCGTACGCCGACGATACGGCGGTGCTGCCGCCGTACGCCCAAGACAACACGGGCAGCACGGACAGCACGGCGCTCCTGCCTCCGTACGCCGCCGACGGAACGGCCCCGCTGCCGCCGTACGGCACGCCGCCCGGTTCCGCCGGTGGCCCGCCGTACGGCGGGCCCGGATCCGGCGTCCCGGGGCCGGCCGCGCACGGCAGGGCCGCCGAGTATCCGGACCCGGCGGGGTACACCGGCGCCGGCCACGGAGGCTCGCCGCGCCGGGACGCCCCGGCCGCGTACGGCGGCCCGCTGCCCGCCGAGCAGCAGGCCGTCTCCCCAGGCGGCGCGCCCGGCGCCCCCGGAAACGCGATGCCCTTCGATCCGTCGGCCGCCTACGACACGTCGGCCGCCTACGGCGCACACGGCGTCCCCGGAGCCGCCGATGCCGCGTACGGGGCCCGGCGGGGTGGTCCCGCGGCCGGGGGCGCCCCGCGCAGTCGCCCCGCGCGGCACGGGCGGCCGGTGGACGGCCCGCCGGAGTCGCCCGTGAACGCCCACGTGCGGGCACCGGACGGGACGCCGGGGGCTCCCGAGGCCCCTGGGACGGCGGGGACGTCGACGGCGGCCGGGGAGAGCCTCCGGACGGCCGGTGGAAGCGACGAGACCATGGCGTTGGGGCCCTCCGCCGTCGCCGAGGCGCGACGCAGGGCCGCCGTGGTCGGCGGTACCCCCGTCGGAACCCGGGCGGAGCGGCGCAAGGCGGCGAAGCGGCACGGCCGACGCCCGGGGCACGGCACCGCCGGGCAGCCGGTCGCGAGCCGCGACGGCGGAGGCGAGGGCGAGGGTGCCGCACCGCGCTCCCGGGTCGAGTCGCGCCGCGCCGCGCGGGCACGGCGGCCGGGACCGGCCGTGGTGGTGAGCCGGGCCGTGGGCGAGCTGTTCATCACCGCCGGCGTGCTGATGCTGCTGTTCGTCACCTACCAGCTCTGGTGGTCGAACGTGCGCGCGCACAAGGAGGCGGGCAGCGCCGCGAAACACCTCCAGCAGGACTGGGCCAGCGGCAAGCGCGCCCCCGGCGAGTTCGAGCCCGGCCAGGGCTTCGCCATCCTGCACATCCCCAGGCTGGACGTCGTCGCCCCCATCGCCGAGGGCACCAGCAAGACGAACGTGCTGGACAAGGGCATGGTCGGCCACTACGGCGAGGGCACGCTGAAGACCGCGATGCCCGACGCGAAGACCGGCAACTTCGGGCTCGCCGCCCACCGCAACACCCACGGTGAACCGTTCCGCTACATCAACCGCCTCAAGCCGGGCGACCCGATCGTGGTGGAGACGCAGGACACCTACTTCGTGTACAAGATGGCCTCGGTGCTCCCGGTGACCTCCCCCTCGAACACCGCGGTCCTCGACCCCGTCCCCGCGGGTTCGGGTTTCACCGGGCCGGGCCGCTACATCACACTGACCACGTGCACACCGGAGTTCACCAGCAAGTACCGCCTGGTGGTCTGGGGAAAGATGGTCGAGGAACGGCCGCGCGGCGACGGCAAGCCGGACGCGCTCGTGCAGTAGTTCGTCGGTCGGCTCGTCCGTCGGCGGCGGCCCGTCCAGTAGCGTGTGCGCGCCAGCAGGACGTACGCAGACGGAACAGACGGAACAGACGGGGCGGATGCAGTGGGAACGACGACCGGCCGCGACGAGGGGACCGACGTGCCGTCAACCGGACCGGACCCGGCCCCGGACGCGAACTCCGGTACGGGGGGCGGTGACCGGCGCCGCCGGCGCGGGGGCGGACCGATCGCCACCGCGGTCGGCGTGTTCGGTGAACTCCTCATCACCGGCGGCCTGGTGCTCGGCCTGTTCGTCGTCTACTCGCTGTGGTGGACCAATGTGATAGCGGACCGTCAGGCGGACAGGCGTGCCGACAAGGTCCGCCACAACTGGGAGGCCTCCGAGCCCGGCGGCAAGGGACCGGGCGCCCTGGACACCGGGGACGGCATCGGGTTCCTGCACGTGCCGTCGATGAAGAACGGCGAGGTGCTGGTCCGCAGGGGCACGGCCACGGACATCCTCAACGGCGGTGTGGCCGGCTACTACACGGACCCCGTCAAGGCGACCCTGCCGACCACCGACAAGACCGGCAACTTCACGCTGGCCGCGCACCGGGACGGGCACGGGGCGAAGTTCCACAACATAGACAAGGTGGAGAAGGGCGACCCGGTCGTCTTCGAGACGAAGGACGACTGGTACGTCTACAAGGTCTTCGCGATCCTGCCCGAGACGTCGAAGTACAACGTCAAGGTCCTCGGCTCCGTGCCGGAGCAGGCGGGCGTGAAAAAGCCGGGCCACTACATCACGCTGACCACCTGCACCCCGGTCTACACCTCCCGGTACCGCTACGTGGTCTGGGGCAAGCTGATCCGCGTGGACAAGGTCGACGCCGACCGCACCCCGCCGAAGGAACTCGACTGAGCTGAGCCACCTCCACCGGCCTCCGGCAACAGGCGACACAGGAAGGCCCTGGCACCCGGGAGCGGGTGCCAGGGCCTTCCTCGTGGTGCGGAGCCGGAGGGAGGTCAGTCCTCCGTGCGGAACGCCGTGCCGGTGGCTCCGCCGAAGAAGCCGCCGTTCCCGCCGCCGTTGTCACCGCCGCCGTTGTTGCCCCCGCCCCCGCCGCCTCCGGCGGTGGTCAGGTTGACGACCGAGCCCTTGTCGACGGTGTTGCCCTGGCCGGGGTCGGACTGGAACACGAACGAGTTGTCGTCCTGGGAGCCGGTGACCGTCCCCACCGTCAGACCGGCGCCCTGCAGAGCCGCCTTGGCGTCCCTCAGCTTCTTCCCCAGGATGTTCGGCACCTGGACCTGTTCCTGCTTCTTCGCCTTGCCGATCTGGACGGTGACCGTCGACCCCTTGTCGGCCTGCGAACCCGCCTGCGGCGAGGTCTGGATCACCTTGCCGACCTTCGAGGGGTCGTCGGTATCGACCTCGGTGCAGTTGCCGGTGAGGTCGTTGTCCTGGAGCTGCTGCTTGGCCGCGTCACAGCTCTGGCCGGTGACGTCCGGGACCGTGGACTTCGACTCGGCCTTGGCGACCGTCAGGGTGATCGTGGAGCCCTTCTGCACCTCGGTGCCGAGGGCCGGGTCCTGGTCGAGGACCGTGTTCG carries:
- a CDS encoding class E sortase yields the protein MPSTGPDPAPDANSGTGGGDRRRRRGGGPIATAVGVFGELLITGGLVLGLFVVYSLWWTNVIADRQADRRADKVRHNWEASEPGGKGPGALDTGDGIGFLHVPSMKNGEVLVRRGTATDILNGGVAGYYTDPVKATLPTTDKTGNFTLAAHRDGHGAKFHNIDKVEKGDPVVFETKDDWYVYKVFAILPETSKYNVKVLGSVPEQAGVKKPGHYITLTTCTPVYTSRYRYVVWGKLIRVDKVDADRTPPKELD
- a CDS encoding DUF881 domain-containing protein, giving the protein MSNSADSPESGSGTPGTGPSAPSDAPPPGPTGSSPSPRPRRFPPVRVLTVGVFALAGLLFFTSFNTAKGTNIRTDASLLKLSDLIQERSQKNGRLDESNGRLRDDVESLAKRTAGGDFEADTARLSALEKNAGTRPLKGGAVTVTLDDAPPNATAKLPGYPEPQPDYLVIHQQDLQAVVNALWKGGAKGIKVMDQRLIGTSAVRCVGNTLILQGRVYSPPYKISAVGDPEKLQDALAASPAIQNYMVYVNVYGLGWKVTEDGTVTLPGYTGTVDLHYARPVE
- a CDS encoding class E sortase; amino-acid sequence: MPFDPSAAYDTSAAYGAHGVPGAADAAYGARRGGPAAGGAPRSRPARHGRPVDGPPESPVNAHVRAPDGTPGAPEAPGTAGTSTAAGESLRTAGGSDETMALGPSAVAEARRRAAVVGGTPVGTRAERRKAAKRHGRRPGHGTAGQPVASRDGGGEGEGAAPRSRVESRRAARARRPGPAVVVSRAVGELFITAGVLMLLFVTYQLWWSNVRAHKEAGSAAKHLQQDWASGKRAPGEFEPGQGFAILHIPRLDVVAPIAEGTSKTNVLDKGMVGHYGEGTLKTAMPDAKTGNFGLAAHRNTHGEPFRYINRLKPGDPIVVETQDTYFVYKMASVLPVTSPSNTAVLDPVPAGSGFTGPGRYITLTTCTPEFTSKYRLVVWGKMVEERPRGDGKPDALVQ
- a CDS encoding aminodeoxychorismate/anthranilate synthase component II is translated as MSARILVVDNYDSFVFNLVQYLYQLGAECEVLRNDEVSTAHAQDGFDGVLLSPGPGRPEEAGVCVDMVRHCAATGVPVFGVCLGMQSMQVAYGGVVDRAPELLHGKTSQVEHGGTGVFAGLPSPFTATRYHSLAAEPTTVPAVLEVTARTQDGIVMGLRHRELPVEGVQFHPESVLTEHGHRMLANWLAECGDGAAVARSAGLAPVVGRATA